Proteins encoded together in one Cyanobacteria bacterium GSL.Bin1 window:
- a CDS encoding anhydro-N-acetylmuramic acid kinase, translated as MKVIGLMSGTSVDGVDAALVEITGHRENINITLIAAETYPYPESLQGEILALCAGKALRMAEFCELDDAIAQHFTQCAQQLETATAISAELIGSHGQTVFHRPPQNSLGYSLQLGRGAMIAHLSQHPTVSNFRAADIAQNGHGAPLVPKVDACLLSHPTQVRCVQNIGGISNVTYLPPRSQSNWEDKILGWDNGPGNSLLDLAVQRLTDGKKRYDDQGQWAAQGTPHSELLQAWLEADFFQQPPPKSTGRELFGTAYFDQLWQQAQDYNLSPADFLATLTELTVSAIAQDYQTFLPQLPDTILLCGGGSRNHYLRHRLQHKFPNLEVITTDEVGLDSHAKEAIAFAVLAYWRYCDQFPGNLPQVTGAQKAALLGEIHLP; from the coding sequence ATGAAAGTGATCGGTTTAATGAGCGGCACCTCCGTCGATGGCGTGGATGCAGCTTTAGTTGAAATTACTGGACATCGCGAAAATATAAATATTACCCTCATTGCTGCAGAAACTTATCCTTATCCAGAATCACTACAAGGCGAAATTCTTGCCTTATGTGCGGGCAAAGCTTTGAGGATGGCAGAATTTTGCGAATTGGATGACGCGATCGCGCAACACTTTACGCAATGCGCGCAACAACTGGAAACTGCAACTGCAATATCTGCCGAACTCATTGGGTCTCATGGTCAAACCGTCTTCCATCGTCCACCGCAAAACAGCCTTGGCTATAGCCTGCAACTCGGGCGTGGTGCCATGATTGCCCATCTTAGCCAACATCCGACGGTTAGTAACTTTCGCGCTGCCGATATCGCCCAAAACGGACATGGAGCGCCGTTAGTGCCCAAGGTCGATGCCTGTCTCCTTTCCCATCCGACTCAGGTGCGCTGTGTGCAAAATATCGGGGGAATTAGCAATGTGACTTATCTGCCGCCGCGTTCTCAATCCAATTGGGAGGACAAAATTTTAGGATGGGATAATGGACCCGGTAACAGCCTACTGGATTTAGCGGTGCAACGCCTGACCGATGGGAAAAAACGGTATGACGATCAAGGTCAATGGGCAGCACAAGGAACGCCTCACTCAGAACTGTTGCAAGCTTGGCTAGAAGCAGACTTTTTTCAGCAACCCCCTCCGAAATCCACCGGACGGGAATTATTTGGTACGGCTTATTTCGACCAGCTGTGGCAACAAGCCCAAGATTATAATTTATCACCAGCGGACTTTCTCGCCACTTTGACGGAATTAACGGTTAGCGCGATCGCGCAAGATTATCAAACCTTTCTCCCACAGCTTCCTGACACCATTCTCTTATGTGGGGGAGGAAGCCGCAACCACTATCTGCGACACCGCCTCCAACATAAGTTTCCGAATCTTGAAGTTATAACCACCGATGAAGTGGGGTTAGATAGCCACGCGAAAGAAGCCATTGCTTTTGCGGTTTTAGCCTATTGGCGCTACTGTGATCAATTTCCGGGAAATCTTCCTCAAGTGACGGGAGCACAAAAAGCTGCGCTTCTAGGAGAAATTCACCTTCCGTGA